One window from the genome of Malus domestica chromosome 01, GDT2T_hap1 encodes:
- the LOC103434421 gene encoding transcription factor bHLH111-like isoform X1, translating into MSSEWKTLTGSINSCECSTHHLIRSRDGCYDKEIYIYIYRESALSISGLRRILVSQKSIEDQLSLHDWIFWAQMRNTDLLPSLPSHLYSCENNIDVQMTNWDAQMDMNSKIGFCMGSNAFESDNHDNMRAADYSLPLQQSSSLITYQPPVNYPSGSLRYDDISEQSMFLDKKISAPQFQADCQAIQNARKRPIEVDDFGGLVGDRTSLNELYKNKRSKMTNNNSQQQYWHQQLQENSMEQQNNKKLHHVPVRRSQKLSDKITALQKLVSPYGKTDTASVLQEASTYIMLLQEQIQQNLLRMLGNSYKNAAALHSQESGSGQALDLRSKGLCLVPVSITQKVTMEEGSDHLAPSRKIVIANNF; encoded by the exons ATGTCTTCAGAGTGGAAAACACTCACCGGGAGTATAAACTCTTGCGAGTGTAGTACTCATCACCTGATCAGGTCACGTGATGGGTGCTATGATaaggagatatatatatatatatatagagaatcTGCTCTTTCAA TTTCTGGGCTTAGAAGAATTCTAGTGTCTCAAAAATCAATAGAAGATCAACTCTCTCTGCATGATTGGATTTTTTGGGCTCAAATGAGAAACACTGATCTCCTTCCATCTCTACCCTCCCATCTTTACAGCTGCG AAAACAATATTGATGTTCAGATGACAAATTGGGATGCACAAATGGACATGAACAGTAAAAT TGGGTTTTGCATGGGATCCAACGCATTCGAAAGTGACAACCATGATAACATGAGAGCTGCAGACTATTCTCTTCCTCTGCAGCAGTCATCATCCCTCATTACCTATCAACCTCCAG TTAATTATCCATCTGGTTCGTTGAGATATGATGACATTTCAGAGCAGTCAATGTTCCTGGACAAAAAGATTTCAGCCCCCCAATTTCAAGCA GATTGCCAGGCCATACAAAATGCAAGGAAACGTCCAATTGAGGTTGATGACTTTGGTGGTCTTGTTGGTGACAGAACATCTCTCAACGAATTATACAAAAATAAGAGAAGCAAGATGACAAATAATAATTCTCAACAACAATATTGGCATCAACAGCTCCAAGAAAACTCAATGGAGCAACAAAACAATAAG AAGTTGCATCATGTGCCTGTGAGAAGAAGCCAAAAGCTTAGTGACAAAATCACAGCTCTCCAAAAATTGGTTTCCCCCTATGGCAAG ACTGACACTGCCTCAGTTCTTCAAGAGGCTTCCACATATATCATGCTCCTCCAAGAACAAATTCAG cAGAATCTGCTAAGGATGCTTGGTAATTCATACAAGAATGCTGCGGCTCTTCACTCACAG GAATCTGGGAGTGGGCAGGCGCTTGACCTCAGAAGCAAAGGCCTTTGCTTGGTTCCTGTGTCAATTACTCAGAAAGTGACTATGGAAGAGGGTTCTGATCATCTTGCTCCGTCAAGAAAAATTGTCATAGCTAATAACTTCTAG
- the LOC103434390 gene encoding small ribosomal subunit protein uS8z/uS8w-like — protein sequence MRVSVLNDALKSMYNAEKRGKRQVMIRPSSKVIVKFLLVMQKHGYIGEFEYVDDHRAGKIVVELNGRLNKCGVISPRFDVGVKEIEGWTARLLPSRQFGYIVLTTSAGIMDHEEARRKNVGGKVLGFFY from the exons ATGAGAGTTAGCGTTCTGAATGATGCTCTTAAGAGCATGTACAATGCTGAGAAAAGGGGCAAGCGCCAGGTCATGATCAGACCATCGTCCAAGGTCATTGTCAAGTTTCTTTTGGTGATGCAAAAGCACG GATACATTGGCGAGTTTGAGTATGTTGATGATCACAGGGCTGGTAAAATTGTGGTCGAGCTGAATGGAAGGCTTAACAAGTGTGGGGTTATCAGCCCTCGTTTTGATGTCGGCGTTAAGGAGATTGAGGGATGGACTGCAAGGTTGCTTCCCTCTAGACAG TTTGGATACATTGTGCTGACAACATCTGCTGGCATTATGGACCACGAGGAGGCTAGAAGAAAGAATGTCGGTGGTAAAGTGCTTGGTTTCTTTTACTAG
- the LOC103434421 gene encoding transcription factor bHLH113-like isoform X3 — MTNWDAQMDMNSKIGFCMGSNAFESDNHDNMRAADYSLPLQQSSSLITYQPPVNYPSGSLRYDDISEQSMFLDKKISAPQFQADCQAIQNARKRPIEVDDFGGLVGDRTSLNELYKNKRSKMTNNNSQQQYWHQQLQENSMEQQNNKKLHHVPVRRSQKLSDKITALQKLVSPYGKTDTASVLQEASTYIMLLQEQIQQNLLRMLGNSYKNAAALHSQESGSGQALDLRSKGLCLVPVSITQKVTMEEGSDHLAPSRKIVIANNF; from the exons ATGACAAATTGGGATGCACAAATGGACATGAACAGTAAAAT TGGGTTTTGCATGGGATCCAACGCATTCGAAAGTGACAACCATGATAACATGAGAGCTGCAGACTATTCTCTTCCTCTGCAGCAGTCATCATCCCTCATTACCTATCAACCTCCAG TTAATTATCCATCTGGTTCGTTGAGATATGATGACATTTCAGAGCAGTCAATGTTCCTGGACAAAAAGATTTCAGCCCCCCAATTTCAAGCA GATTGCCAGGCCATACAAAATGCAAGGAAACGTCCAATTGAGGTTGATGACTTTGGTGGTCTTGTTGGTGACAGAACATCTCTCAACGAATTATACAAAAATAAGAGAAGCAAGATGACAAATAATAATTCTCAACAACAATATTGGCATCAACAGCTCCAAGAAAACTCAATGGAGCAACAAAACAATAAG AAGTTGCATCATGTGCCTGTGAGAAGAAGCCAAAAGCTTAGTGACAAAATCACAGCTCTCCAAAAATTGGTTTCCCCCTATGGCAAG ACTGACACTGCCTCAGTTCTTCAAGAGGCTTCCACATATATCATGCTCCTCCAAGAACAAATTCAG cAGAATCTGCTAAGGATGCTTGGTAATTCATACAAGAATGCTGCGGCTCTTCACTCACAG GAATCTGGGAGTGGGCAGGCGCTTGACCTCAGAAGCAAAGGCCTTTGCTTGGTTCCTGTGTCAATTACTCAGAAAGTGACTATGGAAGAGGGTTCTGATCATCTTGCTCCGTCAAGAAAAATTGTCATAGCTAATAACTTCTAG
- the LOC103434421 gene encoding transcription factor bHLH113-like isoform X2, protein MRNTDLLPSLPSHLYSCENNIDVQMTNWDAQMDMNSKIGFCMGSNAFESDNHDNMRAADYSLPLQQSSSLITYQPPVNYPSGSLRYDDISEQSMFLDKKISAPQFQADCQAIQNARKRPIEVDDFGGLVGDRTSLNELYKNKRSKMTNNNSQQQYWHQQLQENSMEQQNNKKLHHVPVRRSQKLSDKITALQKLVSPYGKTDTASVLQEASTYIMLLQEQIQQNLLRMLGNSYKNAAALHSQESGSGQALDLRSKGLCLVPVSITQKVTMEEGSDHLAPSRKIVIANNF, encoded by the exons ATGAGAAACACTGATCTCCTTCCATCTCTACCCTCCCATCTTTACAGCTGCG AAAACAATATTGATGTTCAGATGACAAATTGGGATGCACAAATGGACATGAACAGTAAAAT TGGGTTTTGCATGGGATCCAACGCATTCGAAAGTGACAACCATGATAACATGAGAGCTGCAGACTATTCTCTTCCTCTGCAGCAGTCATCATCCCTCATTACCTATCAACCTCCAG TTAATTATCCATCTGGTTCGTTGAGATATGATGACATTTCAGAGCAGTCAATGTTCCTGGACAAAAAGATTTCAGCCCCCCAATTTCAAGCA GATTGCCAGGCCATACAAAATGCAAGGAAACGTCCAATTGAGGTTGATGACTTTGGTGGTCTTGTTGGTGACAGAACATCTCTCAACGAATTATACAAAAATAAGAGAAGCAAGATGACAAATAATAATTCTCAACAACAATATTGGCATCAACAGCTCCAAGAAAACTCAATGGAGCAACAAAACAATAAG AAGTTGCATCATGTGCCTGTGAGAAGAAGCCAAAAGCTTAGTGACAAAATCACAGCTCTCCAAAAATTGGTTTCCCCCTATGGCAAG ACTGACACTGCCTCAGTTCTTCAAGAGGCTTCCACATATATCATGCTCCTCCAAGAACAAATTCAG cAGAATCTGCTAAGGATGCTTGGTAATTCATACAAGAATGCTGCGGCTCTTCACTCACAG GAATCTGGGAGTGGGCAGGCGCTTGACCTCAGAAGCAAAGGCCTTTGCTTGGTTCCTGTGTCAATTACTCAGAAAGTGACTATGGAAGAGGGTTCTGATCATCTTGCTCCGTCAAGAAAAATTGTCATAGCTAATAACTTCTAG